The following coding sequences are from one Methanococcoides orientis window:
- a CDS encoding DUF2111 domain-containing protein yields MMCLKICPDSTSEDLKPIAEAVHSLLGIPTTIRSKSFHGIRMEKGQIIDEDYTGPVLEEVLEKNTIIRKVPMEGVYKGKAVVVVPIRSADGEVLGAIGLVDLVAALDILSVFREYPDIIGEVEDAKKRMS; encoded by the coding sequence ATGATGTGTTTAAAGATCTGTCCGGATTCAACTTCTGAAGACCTTAAGCCAATTGCAGAAGCGGTACATTCGCTTCTTGGTATCCCTACTACTATCCGAAGCAAGAGCTTCCATGGGATCCGAATGGAGAAGGGTCAGATAATCGATGAAGATTATACCGGTCCTGTTCTGGAAGAGGTGTTGGAAAAGAATACGATCATCAGGAAAGTTCCTATGGAGGGTGTCTACAAAGGCAAAGCTGTGGTCGTGGTTCCTATCAGGTCAGCCGATGGTGAGGTTTTAGGTGCTATTGGTCTTGTGGACCTTGTGGCAGCTCTTGATATCCTTTCTGTCTTCCGTGAATATCCTGACATCATCGGTGAGGTCGAAGATGCTAAAAAGCGTATGTCATGA